A portion of the Canis lupus baileyi chromosome 6, mCanLup2.hap1, whole genome shotgun sequence genome contains these proteins:
- the PPFIA4 gene encoding liprin-alpha-4 isoform X3, with protein sequence MCEVMPTINEGDPLGPPHGADADANFEQLMVNMLDEREKLLESLRESQETLAATQSRLQDALHERDQLQRHLNSALPQEFATLTRELSMCREQLLEREEEISELKAERNNTRLLLEHLECLVSRHERSLRMTVVKRQAQSPSGVSSEVEVLKALKSLFEHHKALDEKVRERLRAALERVTTLEEQLAGAHQQVSALQQGAGVRDGATEEEGTVELGPKRLWKDDAGRVEELQELLEKQNFELSQARERLVSLTASVAELEEDLGTARRDLIRSEEQSSKHQRDLREALAQKDDMEERITTLEKRYLAAQREATSIHDLNDKLENELANKESLHRQELLEVAEQKLQQTMRKAETLPEVEAELAQRIAALTKAEERHGNIEEHLRQLEGQLEEKNQELARVRQREKMNEDHNKRLSDTVDRLLSESNERLQLHLKERMAALEEKNTLIQELESSQRQIEEQHHHKGRLSEEIEKLRQEVDQLKGRGGPFVDGVHSRSRSGSAADVRFSLGTAPHAPSGLHRRYSALREESAKDWEPSPLPAAAPVFDSDPEISDVDEDEPGGLVGSVDVASPGGHSDAQTLAMMLQEQLDAINEEIRMIQEEKESTELRAEEIETRVSSGSVEALNLTQLRKRGSIPTSLTALSLASASPPLSGRSTPKLASRSAAQDLDRMGVMTLPSDLRKHRRKLLSPVSREENREDKATIKCETSPPSSPRTLRLEKLGHPALSQEEGRSALEDQGSNPSSSNSSQDSLHKGAKRKGIKSSIGRLFGKKEKGRLIQLSRDGATGHVMLTDSELGLQEPMVPAKLGTQAEKDRRLKKKHQLLEDARRKGMPFAQWDGPTVVSWLELWVGMPAWYVAACRANVKSGAIMSALSDTEIQREIGISNALHRLKLRLAIQEMVSLTSPSAPPTSRTSSGNVWVTHEEMETLATPTKTDSEEGSWAQTLAYGDMNHEWIGNEWLPSLGLPQYRSYFMECLVDARMLDHLTKKDLRVHLKMVDSFHRTSLQYGIMCLKRLNYDRKELERRREESQHEIKDVLVWTNDQVVHWVQSIGLRDYAGNLQESGVHGALLALDENFDHNTLALVLQIPTQNTQARQVMEREFNNLLALGTDRKLDDGDDKVFRRAPSWRKRFRPREPHGLLGASAETLPAAFRVATLGPLQPPAAPPPKVTPEAGTVGAPRLEASTVRTYSC encoded by the exons ATGTGCGAGGTCATGCCCACAATCAACGAGGGGGACCCCCTGGGTCCCCCCCATGGCGCCGATGCTGACGCCAACTTCGAGCAGCTGATGGTGAACATGCTGGATGAGCGGGAGAAGTTGCTGGAGTCCCTCCGGGAGAGTCAGGAGACCTTGGCTGCCACGCAGAGCCGGCTGCAGGACGCCCTGCACGAGCGGGACCAGCTGCAGCGCCACCTCAACTCCGCCCTCCCCCAG GAATTTGCCACCTTGACCCGGGAGCTGAGCATGTGTCGGGAGCAGCTTctagaaagggaggaagagatctcagagctgaaggcagagcggAATAACACCAGG ttACTCCTGGAGCATCTGGAGTGCCTGGTGTCACGCCACGAGCGGTCGCTGCGCATGACCGTGGTGAAGCGCCAGGCCCAGTCGCCGTCAGGGGTCTCCAGTGAGGTGGAGGTGCTGAAGGCCCTCAAGTCGCTGTTCGAGCACCACAAGGCCCTGGACGAGAAG GTGCGGGAGCGGCTCCGAGCGGCCCTGGAGCGTGTGACCACCTTGGAAGAGCAGCTGGCAGGTGCCCACCAGCAG GTGTCTGCCCtgcagcagggggcaggggttcGGGATGGAGCGACAGAAGAGGAGGGGACCGTGGAGCTGGGACCCAAGCGGCTGTGGAAG GACGACGCGGGCCGGGTGGAGGAGCTGCAGGAGCTCCTGGAGAAGCAGAACTTTGAGCTGAGCCAGGCTCGGGAGCGGCTGGTCAGCCTGACGGCGTCGGTGGCCGAGCTGGAGGAGGACCTGGGCACCGCGCGCCGGGACCTCATCAGGTCAGAGGAGCAGAGCAGCAAGCATCAGCGGGACCTCCGGGAG gccctggcccagaAGGACGACATGGAGGAGAGGATCACGACACTAGAGAAGCGCTACCTGGCTGCTCAGCGTGAGGCCACGTCCATCCACGACCTCAACGACAAGCTGGAGAATGAGCTGGCCAACAAGGAGTCCCTGCACCGCCAG GAGCTGCTGGAGGTGGCGGAGCAGAAGCTGCAGCAGACGATGCGCAAGGCGGAGACGCTGCCCGAGGTGGAGGCCGAGCTGGCGCAGAGGATCGCGGCCCTCACCAAG GCTGAAGAAAGGCACGGCAACATTGAGGAGCATCTGCGACAGCTGGAGGGTCAACTGGAGGAGAAGAACCAGGAGCTGGCGAGG GTGCGCCAGCGGGAGAAGATGAACGAGGACCACAACAAGCGGCTGTCGGACACCGTGGACAGGCTGCTCAGCGAGTCCAACGAGCGGCTGCAGCTGCACCTCAAGGAGCGAATGGCGGCCCTGGAGGAGAAG AACACGCTGATCCAGGAGCTGGAGAGCTCCCAGCGGCAGATCGAGGAGCAGCACCATCACAAG GGCCGCCTGTCTGAAGAGATTGAGAAGCTGCGCCAAGAGGTGGACCAGCTGAAGGGTCGAGGGGGGCCGTTTGTGGATGGCGTCCACTCCAG GTCGCGCTCAGGCAGTGCAGCGGATGTGCGCTTCTCCCTCGGCACAGCCCCCCACGCGCCCTCAGGCCTGCACCGCCGCTACTCGGCCCTGCGGGAGGAGTCTGCCaag GACTGGGAGCCGTCCCCACTGCCTGCCGCCGCCCCGGTCTTTGACAGTGACCCCGAGATCTCCGACGTGGATGAGGACGAGCCCGGGGGCCTGGTGGGCTCCGTGGACGTTGCCTCCCCCGGCGGCCACTCGGATGCGCAGACCCTGGCCATGATGCTGCAGGAGCAGCTGGACGCCATCAACGAAGAGATCAG GATGATCCAGGAGGAGAAGGAGTCCACGGAGTTGCGTGCCGAGGAGATTGAGACTCGAGTGAGCAGCGGCAGCGTGGAGGCCCTCAACCTGACTCAGCTGCGCAAGCGTGGCTCCATCCCCACCTCACTGACCGCCCTGTCCCTGGCCAGCGCGTCCCCTCCACTCAGTGGCCGCTCCACACCCAAGCTGGCCTCCCGCAGTGCTGCCCAGGACCTGGACCGCATGGGGGTCATGACCCTG CCCAGTGACTTAAGAAAACATAGGAGGAAGCTGCTG TCGCCAGTGTCTCGGGAAGAGAACCGAGAGGATAAAGCCACCATAAAATGTGAgacttctcctccttcctcacccaGGACGCTGCGGCTAGAGAAACTTGGCCATCCAGCCCTGAGCCAGGAAGAAGGCAGGAG TGCTTTGGAGGATCAGGGCAGCAAccccagcagcagcaacagcagccagGACTCCTTGCACAAGGGCGCCAAGCGCAAGGGCATCAAGTCGTCCATCGGCCGCCTGTTcgggaagaaagagaagggccGGCTCATCCAGCTGAGCCGGGACGGAGCCACGGGCCACG TCATGCTGACAGACTCCGAGCTTGGTCTGCAGGAGCCCATGGTGCCTGCCAAGCTGGGGACCCAGGCAGAGAAGGACCGGCGGCTGAAGAAGAA ACACCAGCTGCTTGAGGATGCTCGCAGGAAGGGAATGCCCTTCGCCCAGTGGGACGGCCCCACTGTGGTCTCCTGGCTGGAG CTCTGGGTGGGGATGCCTGCCTGGTACGTGGCCGCCTGCCGGGCCAACGTCAAGAGTGGCGCCATCATGTCGGCCCTGTCGGACACGGAGATCCAGCGTGAGATCGGCATCAGCAACGCCCTGCACCGCCTCAAGCTCCGGCTGGCCATCCAGGAGATGGTGTCGCTGACCAGCCCGtccgccccgcccacctcccggACC TCTTCTGGGAATGTCTGGGTCACCCACGAAGAGATGGAGACTCTGGCGACACCCACCAAGACA GACAGTGAGGAAGGCAGCTGGGCTCAG ACCCTGGCCTACGGGGACATGAACCACGAGTGGATTGGGAACGAGTGGCTCCCCAGCCTGGGGCTCCCCCAGTACCGCAGCTACTTCATGGAGTGCCTGGTGGATGCCCGCATGCTGGACCACCTCACCAAGAAGGACCTGCGGGTCCACCTGAAGATGGTGGACAGCTTCCACAG GACCAGTCTTCAGTACGGCATCATGTGTCTGAAGAGGCTCAATTACGACCGGAAGGAGCTAGAGAGACGACGGGAGGAAAGCCAGCATGAGATCAAGG ACGTGCTCGTCTGGACCAACGACCAGGTGGTGCACTGGGTGCAGTCCATTGGGCTCCGGGATTACGCAGGAAACCTGCAGGAGAGCGGCGTGCACGGAGCCCTGCTGGCCCTGGACGAGAACTTCGACCACAACACGCTGGCCCTGGTCCTGCAGATCCCCACGCAGAACACCCAG GCACGCCAGGTGATGGAACGAGAGTTCAACAACCTGTTGGCCTTGGGCACAGACCGGAAGCTGGATGAT GGCGACGACAAGGTGTTCCGCCGAGCACCGTCCTGGAGGAAGCGCTTCAGGCCGCGAGAGCCGCATGGCCTGCTCGGCGCCTCGGCAGAGACGCTCCCCGCCGCTTTCCGCGTGGCCACCCTggggcccctgcagccccccgcCGCGCCGCCTCCCAAGGTCACGCCCGAGG CCGGGACGGTGGGGGCGCCAAGGCTGGAGGCCTCCACGGTCCGGACCTACTCCTGCTga
- the PPFIA4 gene encoding liprin-alpha-4 isoform X4 encodes MCEVMPTINEGDPLGPPHGADADANFEQLMVNMLDEREKLLESLRESQETLAATQSRLQDALHERDQLQRHLNSALPQEFATLTRELSMCREQLLEREEEISELKAERNNTRLLLEHLECLVSRHERSLRMTVVKRQAQSPSGVSSEVEVLKALKSLFEHHKALDEKVRERLRAALERVTTLEEQLAGAHQQVSALQQGAGVRDGATEEEGTVELGPKRLWKDDAGRVEELQELLEKQNFELSQARERLVSLTASVAELEEDLGTARRDLIRSEEQSSKHQRDLREALAQKDDMEERITTLEKRYLAAQREATSIHDLNDKLENELANKESLHRQCEEKARHLQELLEVAEQKLQQTMRKAETLPEVEAELAQRIAALTKAEERHGNIEEHLRQLEGQLEEKNQELARVRQREKMNEDHNKRLSDTVDRLLSESNERLQLHLKERMAALEEKNTLIQELESSQRQIEEQHHHKGRLSEEIEKLRQEVDQLKGRGGPFVDGVHSRSRSGSAADVRFSLGTAPHAPSGLHRRYSALREESAKDWEPSPLPAAAPVFDSDPEISDVDEDEPGGLVGSVDVASPGGHSDAQTLAMMLQEQLDAINEEIRMIQEEKESTELRAEEIETRVSSGSVEALNLTQLRKRGSIPTSLTALSLASASPPLSGRSTPKLASRSAAQDLDRMGVMTLPSDLRKHRRKLLSPVSREENREDKATIKCETSPPSSPRTLRLEKLGHPALSQEEGRSALEDQGSNPSSSNSSQDSLHKGAKRKGIKSSIGRLFGKKEKGRLIQLSRDGATGHVMLTDSELGLQEPMVPAKLGTQAEKDRRLKKKHQLLEDARRKGMPFAQWDGPTVVSWLELWVGMPAWYVAACRANVKSGAIMSALSDTEIQREIGISNALHRLKLRLAIQEMVSLTSPSAPPTSRTSSGNVWVTHEEMETLATPTKTTLAYGDMNHEWIGNEWLPSLGLPQYRSYFMECLVDARMLDHLTKKDLRVHLKMVDSFHRTSLQYGIMCLKRLNYDRKELERRREESQHEIKDVLVWTNDQVVHWVQSIGLRDYAGNLQESGVHGALLALDENFDHNTLALVLQIPTQNTQARQVMEREFNNLLALGTDRKLDDGDDKVFRRAPSWRKRFRPREPHGLLGASAETLPAAFRVATLGPLQPPAAPPPKVTPEAGTVGAPRLEASTVRTYSC; translated from the exons ATGTGCGAGGTCATGCCCACAATCAACGAGGGGGACCCCCTGGGTCCCCCCCATGGCGCCGATGCTGACGCCAACTTCGAGCAGCTGATGGTGAACATGCTGGATGAGCGGGAGAAGTTGCTGGAGTCCCTCCGGGAGAGTCAGGAGACCTTGGCTGCCACGCAGAGCCGGCTGCAGGACGCCCTGCACGAGCGGGACCAGCTGCAGCGCCACCTCAACTCCGCCCTCCCCCAG GAATTTGCCACCTTGACCCGGGAGCTGAGCATGTGTCGGGAGCAGCTTctagaaagggaggaagagatctcagagctgaaggcagagcggAATAACACCAGG ttACTCCTGGAGCATCTGGAGTGCCTGGTGTCACGCCACGAGCGGTCGCTGCGCATGACCGTGGTGAAGCGCCAGGCCCAGTCGCCGTCAGGGGTCTCCAGTGAGGTGGAGGTGCTGAAGGCCCTCAAGTCGCTGTTCGAGCACCACAAGGCCCTGGACGAGAAG GTGCGGGAGCGGCTCCGAGCGGCCCTGGAGCGTGTGACCACCTTGGAAGAGCAGCTGGCAGGTGCCCACCAGCAG GTGTCTGCCCtgcagcagggggcaggggttcGGGATGGAGCGACAGAAGAGGAGGGGACCGTGGAGCTGGGACCCAAGCGGCTGTGGAAG GACGACGCGGGCCGGGTGGAGGAGCTGCAGGAGCTCCTGGAGAAGCAGAACTTTGAGCTGAGCCAGGCTCGGGAGCGGCTGGTCAGCCTGACGGCGTCGGTGGCCGAGCTGGAGGAGGACCTGGGCACCGCGCGCCGGGACCTCATCAGGTCAGAGGAGCAGAGCAGCAAGCATCAGCGGGACCTCCGGGAG gccctggcccagaAGGACGACATGGAGGAGAGGATCACGACACTAGAGAAGCGCTACCTGGCTGCTCAGCGTGAGGCCACGTCCATCCACGACCTCAACGACAAGCTGGAGAATGAGCTGGCCAACAAGGAGTCCCTGCACCGCCAG TGTGAGGAGAAGGCCCGGCACCTGCAGGAGCTGCTGGAGGTGGCGGAGCAGAAGCTGCAGCAGACGATGCGCAAGGCGGAGACGCTGCCCGAGGTGGAGGCCGAGCTGGCGCAGAGGATCGCGGCCCTCACCAAG GCTGAAGAAAGGCACGGCAACATTGAGGAGCATCTGCGACAGCTGGAGGGTCAACTGGAGGAGAAGAACCAGGAGCTGGCGAGG GTGCGCCAGCGGGAGAAGATGAACGAGGACCACAACAAGCGGCTGTCGGACACCGTGGACAGGCTGCTCAGCGAGTCCAACGAGCGGCTGCAGCTGCACCTCAAGGAGCGAATGGCGGCCCTGGAGGAGAAG AACACGCTGATCCAGGAGCTGGAGAGCTCCCAGCGGCAGATCGAGGAGCAGCACCATCACAAG GGCCGCCTGTCTGAAGAGATTGAGAAGCTGCGCCAAGAGGTGGACCAGCTGAAGGGTCGAGGGGGGCCGTTTGTGGATGGCGTCCACTCCAG GTCGCGCTCAGGCAGTGCAGCGGATGTGCGCTTCTCCCTCGGCACAGCCCCCCACGCGCCCTCAGGCCTGCACCGCCGCTACTCGGCCCTGCGGGAGGAGTCTGCCaag GACTGGGAGCCGTCCCCACTGCCTGCCGCCGCCCCGGTCTTTGACAGTGACCCCGAGATCTCCGACGTGGATGAGGACGAGCCCGGGGGCCTGGTGGGCTCCGTGGACGTTGCCTCCCCCGGCGGCCACTCGGATGCGCAGACCCTGGCCATGATGCTGCAGGAGCAGCTGGACGCCATCAACGAAGAGATCAG GATGATCCAGGAGGAGAAGGAGTCCACGGAGTTGCGTGCCGAGGAGATTGAGACTCGAGTGAGCAGCGGCAGCGTGGAGGCCCTCAACCTGACTCAGCTGCGCAAGCGTGGCTCCATCCCCACCTCACTGACCGCCCTGTCCCTGGCCAGCGCGTCCCCTCCACTCAGTGGCCGCTCCACACCCAAGCTGGCCTCCCGCAGTGCTGCCCAGGACCTGGACCGCATGGGGGTCATGACCCTG CCCAGTGACTTAAGAAAACATAGGAGGAAGCTGCTG TCGCCAGTGTCTCGGGAAGAGAACCGAGAGGATAAAGCCACCATAAAATGTGAgacttctcctccttcctcacccaGGACGCTGCGGCTAGAGAAACTTGGCCATCCAGCCCTGAGCCAGGAAGAAGGCAGGAG TGCTTTGGAGGATCAGGGCAGCAAccccagcagcagcaacagcagccagGACTCCTTGCACAAGGGCGCCAAGCGCAAGGGCATCAAGTCGTCCATCGGCCGCCTGTTcgggaagaaagagaagggccGGCTCATCCAGCTGAGCCGGGACGGAGCCACGGGCCACG TCATGCTGACAGACTCCGAGCTTGGTCTGCAGGAGCCCATGGTGCCTGCCAAGCTGGGGACCCAGGCAGAGAAGGACCGGCGGCTGAAGAAGAA ACACCAGCTGCTTGAGGATGCTCGCAGGAAGGGAATGCCCTTCGCCCAGTGGGACGGCCCCACTGTGGTCTCCTGGCTGGAG CTCTGGGTGGGGATGCCTGCCTGGTACGTGGCCGCCTGCCGGGCCAACGTCAAGAGTGGCGCCATCATGTCGGCCCTGTCGGACACGGAGATCCAGCGTGAGATCGGCATCAGCAACGCCCTGCACCGCCTCAAGCTCCGGCTGGCCATCCAGGAGATGGTGTCGCTGACCAGCCCGtccgccccgcccacctcccggACC TCTTCTGGGAATGTCTGGGTCACCCACGAAGAGATGGAGACTCTGGCGACACCCACCAAGACA ACCCTGGCCTACGGGGACATGAACCACGAGTGGATTGGGAACGAGTGGCTCCCCAGCCTGGGGCTCCCCCAGTACCGCAGCTACTTCATGGAGTGCCTGGTGGATGCCCGCATGCTGGACCACCTCACCAAGAAGGACCTGCGGGTCCACCTGAAGATGGTGGACAGCTTCCACAG GACCAGTCTTCAGTACGGCATCATGTGTCTGAAGAGGCTCAATTACGACCGGAAGGAGCTAGAGAGACGACGGGAGGAAAGCCAGCATGAGATCAAGG ACGTGCTCGTCTGGACCAACGACCAGGTGGTGCACTGGGTGCAGTCCATTGGGCTCCGGGATTACGCAGGAAACCTGCAGGAGAGCGGCGTGCACGGAGCCCTGCTGGCCCTGGACGAGAACTTCGACCACAACACGCTGGCCCTGGTCCTGCAGATCCCCACGCAGAACACCCAG GCACGCCAGGTGATGGAACGAGAGTTCAACAACCTGTTGGCCTTGGGCACAGACCGGAAGCTGGATGAT GGCGACGACAAGGTGTTCCGCCGAGCACCGTCCTGGAGGAAGCGCTTCAGGCCGCGAGAGCCGCATGGCCTGCTCGGCGCCTCGGCAGAGACGCTCCCCGCCGCTTTCCGCGTGGCCACCCTggggcccctgcagccccccgcCGCGCCGCCTCCCAAGGTCACGCCCGAGG CCGGGACGGTGGGGGCGCCAAGGCTGGAGGCCTCCACGGTCCGGACCTACTCCTGCTga
- the PPFIA4 gene encoding liprin-alpha-4 isoform X7, which yields MCEVMPTINEGDPLGPPHGADADANFEQLMVNMLDEREKLLESLRESQETLAATQSRLQDALHERDQLQRHLNSALPQEFATLTRELSMCREQLLEREEEISELKAERNNTRLLLEHLECLVSRHERSLRMTVVKRQAQSPSGVSSEVEVLKALKSLFEHHKALDEKVRERLRAALERVTTLEEQLAGAHQQVSALQQGAGVRDGATEEEGTVELGPKRLWKDDAGRVEELQELLEKQNFELSQARERLVSLTASVAELEEDLGTARRDLIRSEEQSSKHQRDLREALAQKDDMEERITTLEKRYLAAQREATSIHDLNDKLENELANKESLHRQCEEKARHLQELLEVAEQKLQQTMRKAETLPEVEAELAQRIAALTKAEERHGNIEEHLRQLEGQLEEKNQELARVRQREKMNEDHNKRLSDTVDRLLSESNERLQLHLKERMAALEEKNTLIQELESSQRQIEEQHHHKGRLSEEIEKLRQEVDQLKGRGGPFVDGVHSRSRSGSAADVRFSLGTAPHAPSGLHRRYSALREESAKDWEPSPLPAAAPVFDSDPEISDVDEDEPGGLVGSVDVASPGGHSDAQTLAMMLQEQLDAINEEIRMIQEEKESTELRAEEIETRVSSGSVEALNLTQLRKRGSIPTSLTALSLASASPPLSGRSTPKLASRSAAQDLDRMGVMTLPSDLRKHRRKLLSPVSREENREDKATIKCETSPPSSPRTLRLEKLGHPALSQEEGRSALEDQGSNPSSSNSSQDSLHKGAKRKGIKSSIGRLFGKKEKGRLIQLSRDGATGHVMLTDSELGLQEPMVPAKLGTQAEKDRRLKKKHQLLEDARRKGMPFAQWDGPTVVSWLELWVGMPAWYVAACRANVKSGAIMSALSDTEIQREIGISNALHRLKLRLAIQEMVSLTSPSAPPTSRTSSGNVWVTHEEMETLATPTKTDSEEGSWAQTLAYGDMNHEWIGNEWLPSLGLPQYRSYFMECLVDARMLDHLTKKDLRVHLKMVDSFHRTSLQYGIMCLKRLNYDRKELERRREESQHEIKGCCHLVEKKQFLPSQLHPPPRPPVATGWTSTVNPQAGPVDGCGKVVVRLGDVGGTEQRARLDQRPGGALGAVHWAPGLRRKPAGERRARSPAGPGRELRPQHAGPGPADPHAEHPGFPHIDAPPALIGLAALVWTVCSCQVS from the exons ATGTGCGAGGTCATGCCCACAATCAACGAGGGGGACCCCCTGGGTCCCCCCCATGGCGCCGATGCTGACGCCAACTTCGAGCAGCTGATGGTGAACATGCTGGATGAGCGGGAGAAGTTGCTGGAGTCCCTCCGGGAGAGTCAGGAGACCTTGGCTGCCACGCAGAGCCGGCTGCAGGACGCCCTGCACGAGCGGGACCAGCTGCAGCGCCACCTCAACTCCGCCCTCCCCCAG GAATTTGCCACCTTGACCCGGGAGCTGAGCATGTGTCGGGAGCAGCTTctagaaagggaggaagagatctcagagctgaaggcagagcggAATAACACCAGG ttACTCCTGGAGCATCTGGAGTGCCTGGTGTCACGCCACGAGCGGTCGCTGCGCATGACCGTGGTGAAGCGCCAGGCCCAGTCGCCGTCAGGGGTCTCCAGTGAGGTGGAGGTGCTGAAGGCCCTCAAGTCGCTGTTCGAGCACCACAAGGCCCTGGACGAGAAG GTGCGGGAGCGGCTCCGAGCGGCCCTGGAGCGTGTGACCACCTTGGAAGAGCAGCTGGCAGGTGCCCACCAGCAG GTGTCTGCCCtgcagcagggggcaggggttcGGGATGGAGCGACAGAAGAGGAGGGGACCGTGGAGCTGGGACCCAAGCGGCTGTGGAAG GACGACGCGGGCCGGGTGGAGGAGCTGCAGGAGCTCCTGGAGAAGCAGAACTTTGAGCTGAGCCAGGCTCGGGAGCGGCTGGTCAGCCTGACGGCGTCGGTGGCCGAGCTGGAGGAGGACCTGGGCACCGCGCGCCGGGACCTCATCAGGTCAGAGGAGCAGAGCAGCAAGCATCAGCGGGACCTCCGGGAG gccctggcccagaAGGACGACATGGAGGAGAGGATCACGACACTAGAGAAGCGCTACCTGGCTGCTCAGCGTGAGGCCACGTCCATCCACGACCTCAACGACAAGCTGGAGAATGAGCTGGCCAACAAGGAGTCCCTGCACCGCCAG TGTGAGGAGAAGGCCCGGCACCTGCAGGAGCTGCTGGAGGTGGCGGAGCAGAAGCTGCAGCAGACGATGCGCAAGGCGGAGACGCTGCCCGAGGTGGAGGCCGAGCTGGCGCAGAGGATCGCGGCCCTCACCAAG GCTGAAGAAAGGCACGGCAACATTGAGGAGCATCTGCGACAGCTGGAGGGTCAACTGGAGGAGAAGAACCAGGAGCTGGCGAGG GTGCGCCAGCGGGAGAAGATGAACGAGGACCACAACAAGCGGCTGTCGGACACCGTGGACAGGCTGCTCAGCGAGTCCAACGAGCGGCTGCAGCTGCACCTCAAGGAGCGAATGGCGGCCCTGGAGGAGAAG AACACGCTGATCCAGGAGCTGGAGAGCTCCCAGCGGCAGATCGAGGAGCAGCACCATCACAAG GGCCGCCTGTCTGAAGAGATTGAGAAGCTGCGCCAAGAGGTGGACCAGCTGAAGGGTCGAGGGGGGCCGTTTGTGGATGGCGTCCACTCCAG GTCGCGCTCAGGCAGTGCAGCGGATGTGCGCTTCTCCCTCGGCACAGCCCCCCACGCGCCCTCAGGCCTGCACCGCCGCTACTCGGCCCTGCGGGAGGAGTCTGCCaag GACTGGGAGCCGTCCCCACTGCCTGCCGCCGCCCCGGTCTTTGACAGTGACCCCGAGATCTCCGACGTGGATGAGGACGAGCCCGGGGGCCTGGTGGGCTCCGTGGACGTTGCCTCCCCCGGCGGCCACTCGGATGCGCAGACCCTGGCCATGATGCTGCAGGAGCAGCTGGACGCCATCAACGAAGAGATCAG GATGATCCAGGAGGAGAAGGAGTCCACGGAGTTGCGTGCCGAGGAGATTGAGACTCGAGTGAGCAGCGGCAGCGTGGAGGCCCTCAACCTGACTCAGCTGCGCAAGCGTGGCTCCATCCCCACCTCACTGACCGCCCTGTCCCTGGCCAGCGCGTCCCCTCCACTCAGTGGCCGCTCCACACCCAAGCTGGCCTCCCGCAGTGCTGCCCAGGACCTGGACCGCATGGGGGTCATGACCCTG CCCAGTGACTTAAGAAAACATAGGAGGAAGCTGCTG TCGCCAGTGTCTCGGGAAGAGAACCGAGAGGATAAAGCCACCATAAAATGTGAgacttctcctccttcctcacccaGGACGCTGCGGCTAGAGAAACTTGGCCATCCAGCCCTGAGCCAGGAAGAAGGCAGGAG TGCTTTGGAGGATCAGGGCAGCAAccccagcagcagcaacagcagccagGACTCCTTGCACAAGGGCGCCAAGCGCAAGGGCATCAAGTCGTCCATCGGCCGCCTGTTcgggaagaaagagaagggccGGCTCATCCAGCTGAGCCGGGACGGAGCCACGGGCCACG TCATGCTGACAGACTCCGAGCTTGGTCTGCAGGAGCCCATGGTGCCTGCCAAGCTGGGGACCCAGGCAGAGAAGGACCGGCGGCTGAAGAAGAA ACACCAGCTGCTTGAGGATGCTCGCAGGAAGGGAATGCCCTTCGCCCAGTGGGACGGCCCCACTGTGGTCTCCTGGCTGGAG CTCTGGGTGGGGATGCCTGCCTGGTACGTGGCCGCCTGCCGGGCCAACGTCAAGAGTGGCGCCATCATGTCGGCCCTGTCGGACACGGAGATCCAGCGTGAGATCGGCATCAGCAACGCCCTGCACCGCCTCAAGCTCCGGCTGGCCATCCAGGAGATGGTGTCGCTGACCAGCCCGtccgccccgcccacctcccggACC TCTTCTGGGAATGTCTGGGTCACCCACGAAGAGATGGAGACTCTGGCGACACCCACCAAGACA GACAGTGAGGAAGGCAGCTGGGCTCAG ACCCTGGCCTACGGGGACATGAACCACGAGTGGATTGGGAACGAGTGGCTCCCCAGCCTGGGGCTCCCCCAGTACCGCAGCTACTTCATGGAGTGCCTGGTGGATGCCCGCATGCTGGACCACCTCACCAAGAAGGACCTGCGGGTCCACCTGAAGATGGTGGACAGCTTCCACAG GACCAGTCTTCAGTACGGCATCATGTGTCTGAAGAGGCTCAATTACGACCGGAAGGAGCTAGAGAGACGACGGGAGGAAAGCCAGCATGAGATCAAGG GGTGTTGCCATCTGGTGGAGAAGAAACAGTTCCTGCCCAGTCagctgcaccccccaccccgcccgccaGTGGCCACCGGCTGGACCAGCACAGTGAACCCCCAGGCCGGTCCTGTAGACGGGTGTGGGAAGGTGGTCGTGCGGCTTGGTGATGTGGGCGGCACTGAGCA ACGTGCTCGTCTGGACCAACGACCAGGTGGTGCACTGGGTGCAGTCCATTGGGCTCCGGGATTACGCAGGAAACCTGCAGGAGAGCGGCGTGCACGGAGCCCTGCTGGCCCTGGACGAGAACTTCGACCACAACACGCTGGCCCTGGTCCTGCAGATCCCCACGCAGAACACCCAG GCTTTCCTCATATAGACGCGCCTCCTGCCCTGATCGGTTTAGCCGCCCTCGTCTGGACTGTTTGCAGCTGTCAGGTCTCTTGA